The Chitinispirillales bacterium genome window below encodes:
- a CDS encoding adenosine kinase, with amino-acid sequence MAKFAIGVGSALMDIILQETDEFLEQNKIVKGGMSLVEADFADKLLAKTQNSVIIAPGGSACNTTIGLGRLSKTAKFIGCCGNDELGEKFKTALAKNNVKAQLTTADKADTGRVVSVVTPDAQRSMLTYLGASGYTDPAVFTPEIFAGAALVHIEGYLIFNEKLLRTVMANAKKADVKISLDLASFNIIEQNLDFVQSLVREYVDIVLANEDEAKAYTKKSDEKEALDIIAKDAQIAVVKLGKRGSLVKYENSVYEIAPVGEEKAKDTTGAGDLWASGFLYGIINNLPIEKAGFIGSLCGYEVCRILGAHIPDKRWESILEKI; translated from the coding sequence ATGGCAAAATTTGCAATCGGCGTCGGTTCGGCTTTAATGGATATTATATTACAGGAAACGGACGAGTTTCTTGAACAAAACAAAATAGTAAAAGGCGGCATGTCGCTTGTAGAAGCGGATTTTGCCGATAAACTCCTTGCAAAAACGCAAAATTCGGTAATTATCGCACCAGGCGGTTCCGCTTGTAATACGACAATAGGTTTGGGACGGCTTAGCAAAACCGCGAAATTTATCGGTTGCTGCGGAAATGACGAATTGGGTGAGAAATTCAAAACCGCGCTCGCCAAAAATAATGTAAAAGCGCAACTCACAACTGCCGATAAAGCGGATACAGGACGTGTAGTGTCCGTAGTCACCCCCGACGCTCAACGTTCAATGCTTACATATTTGGGCGCAAGCGGATATACCGACCCTGCCGTTTTCACTCCAGAAATTTTTGCAGGGGCGGCATTGGTTCATATTGAAGGATACTTGATTTTCAACGAGAAACTTTTGCGAACGGTTATGGCAAACGCAAAAAAAGCCGACGTAAAAATATCGCTTGATTTGGCAAGTTTCAATATTATTGAACAGAATTTGGATTTTGTTCAATCGCTTGTACGCGAATATGTCGATATTGTTTTGGCAAACGAAGACGAAGCAAAAGCATACACAAAAAAATCCGATGAAAAAGAGGCTCTGGATATTATTGCAAAAGACGCGCAGATTGCGGTCGTAAAATTAGGAAAGCGCGGAAGTTTAGTAAAATATGAAAATAGCGTATATGAGATTGCTCCGGTCGGCGAAGAAAAAGCAAAAGATACCACAGGCGCCGGAGATTTATGGGCAAGCGGTTTTCTTTACGGGATAATAAACAATCTTCCAATAGAAAAAGCGGGTTTTATAGGCTCTTTGTGCGGTTATGAAGTTTGTAGAATATTAGGAGCGCACATTCCAGATAAACGATGGGAAAGTATTCTTGAGAAGATATAG